DNA sequence from the Sphingomonas sp. genome:
ACGGACAGCATGGCGCGTCGTTGGATGCCACGCGTGACGCGTATCTCCGCGATCAGGGCTTCCGGATTCTTCGGTTCTGGAACAACGATATTCTGACCAACGAAGAGGGCGTGAGCCGGCAAATCCTCGATGCGCTGGAATCCCCTCTCCCCAACCCCTCTCCCGCAGAGGGGAGAGGGGCTAAAGGAGTTTCCCATGCCTGACACCTACGATCTCATCGTCCTCGGCTCCGGGCCCGGCGGCTATGTGGGGGCGATCCGCGCGAGCCAGCTCGGGCTCAAGGTCGCGATCGTCGAGCGGGAGCGGTTGGGCGGCATCTGCCTCAATTGGGGCTGCATCCCGACCAAGGCGCTACTCAGGACCAGCGAAATCTATCACTACATGACCCATGCCGCCGCCTACGGCCTCACCGTCGAGAAGCCCGGCTTCGATCTTCCCGCCGTGGTGCAGCGCAGCCGCAAGGTCGCCGATCAGCTCAATGCCGGCGTCAAGGGGCTGATGAAGAAGCACAAGATCACGGTTTACGAGGGCGACGGCGCGCTGGCGGGGAAGGGCAGGCTGACCGTCACCAAGGACGGCAAGAAAACCGAGCTGGCGGCGAAGAACATCATCGTCGCGACCGGCGCGCGGGCCCGCGATCTGCCCTTCGCCAAGGCGGACGGCGAGCGGATCTGGACCTATCGCCATGCGCTGGTGCCCAAGGAGATGCCGAAGAAGCTGCTCGTCATCGGCTCCGGCGCGATCGGGGTCGAGTTCGCCAGCTTCTATGCCGATCTCGGCGCGGAGGTGACGATCGTCGAGATGCTGCCGCGCATTCTCCCCGTCGAGGACGAGGAGGTCTCCGCCTTCGTCCACAAGGCCTTCGAGAAGCAGGGGATGAAGATCCAGGTGGGCGCCGGCGTCGAGAAGCTGGAGACGTCCAAATCGGGCGTGAAGGCGACGATCAAGGGCAAGGACGGCAAGAGCGAGACGAGCGAATATAGCCACGTCATCGTCGCCGTCGGCATCGTGCCGAACACCGAGAATATCGGGCTGGAGGCGCTCGGCGTGAAGACCGATCGCGGCCATATCGTCGTCGACGGCTATGGCCGCACCAATGTCGACGGCATCCTCGCTTTCGGCGACGTGACCGGCCCGCCCTGGCTCGCCCACAAGGCGATGCACGAGGCGGTGGTCTGCGTCGAGAAGCTGGCCGGCGTGAAGGACGTCCACGCCTTCACCAGCGGTAACATTCCCGGCTGCACCTATTCGCGCCCGCAGGTCGCCAGCGTCGGCCTGACCGAGGCGA
Encoded proteins:
- the lpdA gene encoding dihydrolipoyl dehydrogenase, encoding MPDTYDLIVLGSGPGGYVGAIRASQLGLKVAIVERERLGGICLNWGCIPTKALLRTSEIYHYMTHAAAYGLTVEKPGFDLPAVVQRSRKVADQLNAGVKGLMKKHKITVYEGDGALAGKGRLTVTKDGKKTELAAKNIIVATGARARDLPFAKADGERIWTYRHALVPKEMPKKLLVIGSGAIGVEFASFYADLGAEVTIVEMLPRILPVEDEEVSAFVHKAFEKQGMKIQVGAGVEKLETSKSGVKATIKGKDGKSETSEYSHVIVAVGIVPNTENIGLEALGVKTDRGHIVVDGYGRTNVDGILAFGDVTGPPWLAHKAMHEAVVCVEKLAGVKDVHAFTSGNIPGCTYSRPQVASVGLTEAKAKEAGYKVKAGKFPAIGNGKAIALGEAEGFIKTVFDEATGELLGAHMVGAEVTELIQGYTIARELETTELELMGTTFPHPTLSEMMHESVLAAYGRPLHI